The nucleotide sequence atctgaTAATTTCCATCTCTTATTAAGAGACTGAAAATAATTTGTCCTCAACATGCTGCACAATGGTTTCAGACGCAAATCAGATACAGGGTTTTTGTTTTTCGTGCAGCACCGTCATGTTTTTACAGAGCCGTTTGAGTCCTTTAAGAGTTCAACTTTTACGAGTTATCATCCTGCGTGCACGAAACAGTAGCTTGTTTGCATAGCGGTTGTGTACTCACTCTTTGTGTTGTGTGGTGAATAATTATCTTGAGCACTCAAGATAACAATGATCCCCTAAAGGGCCTTTAGGGGCGCCGTGTGTTCCTCCTGAAAGTTGTACGAATGATTTTGGCGTTTCAGTTGGATCCAGGTATTTACACCATCCTGAGAGTTAGTGTTTCAGATACTTAAAGCATCACAAGCTGCGTTTCAAACATTATGGAGCTCCATTATTTTAGTGAAGAGACTGATTTCTGGTTTTCAGCAGCTTGCACAAAGTGAATTTGTCGTGTTGCGTTCAGGAGAAGTGTCTGAACGTGACGGATGACGCCGCAGACTTCAGAGTATTtagacacattaaaaacagacgggTTGTTTGCTCAGTGTTGCTCCATAAAGCTTCAAAAGAGATCTGCTACAGCTCATAACAAATACTCGGAGGCGGTGAGGAGTACTCTGCTGATGCTCAAAATGTTGATGATGTCAATTATCTCAACCATTAACTAAATATTGGCTCTCGGGCTGAGGATATAATTACTGAGGACCGAACACGGCCTGCTTTAATTGCCTTAATTGCATGTGCGCTTGTGTTTTGATGGGGTGAGCTGGGTAAACAGGGGTGtgtgtgcttatgtgtgtgtgtgtgtgtgtgtgtgtgtgtgtgtgtgtgtgtaagcatgtGGGCATGAGGTAGCATGTTATGTGTGGGCGTCAGTGTGTTGTCATAGTAATGTGAGCCATGCATGAAATCGCCTCGCCCTTTCCCTCGGCtgctttaaagatttaaaaaaaacttgaaagaaAAATTATCTTGAAGGAAAATGTTGCTGAAAGAATCTGGACATCATCTGAAGGATTCAAAGTTCACGTTCTGCCAAGATGACGTCAGGACGGTATAAAGTGCTCTCTCCAGACTCTGGCAGGCTTTAAGTTACGTTAGCATGGAACTTAGCGGAATGCTAACGTGAGGAGTCAGAGTCTGAGCCTCTTTGATGGAATCAGACAACAACCAATGATATCCCTTTTGGACTGAGgtagtttcagggccggttcaggGATGGGTGATCCGGCTCCTGGATGGGAAAACCGGTTctagagcggctccaactctttgctggtctagaaccgcgaaccgcttacgtcaggggcgaggggcgagggttgccgtgatcaaaaacacaaaccaaacgtgtttcctccatcgtcctgcagagaacaaatcaaagagactaatggattccaaggtaaagcagcgcgagcaccagcctggaaatacaacccggttcacgttggtccaAAGAGGTATGAGAGGAGCCGACTGGGAACCAGATGTTACGAACTTTTGGAGCAAGAAACGTAAACACAACTGTACCCCGAGCAAAGCGACACATCTTGAAAAATAAGAGCAGCTTGAtgatttatttaccttttttattcgTTCTCTCTTTTTCATCGTCCGACTTCTGAAGTCACTTTTCATCAACCGAGTTTCTTTTAGACTTTTGTTTCTAACACAGATAATTCTAACTATCCTGCGCTTCTGTATATTGTTTaatattatcttattttattccttcttctcttaatattttgactttcttacatactgtttataagagctctgtaatgaccgaatttccctccccaggataaataaagtatttctgattctgatgtctCCTAAGAATCTTTGCCACAAACATTAACTGTGTGGACCAgatcctgtataataaatggacgtagtctccatgacaacacccgtctgttcctgaagcgcctttagcctcctcgctaacagctacagtgttcccgcctgtcaatcaagtcagccacgcccttatttgggcaaaacaggACAGAGAAATGATCtcctcagacctaaactgttttttgaaccaggctgtaaacatgtttattgtaaagatcgtctctttgaatgggtgtgtatgtggtttcctgtgtttcggcagccagcctctagtggacgcttgaggaactgcagtttctaacacttctgcatttggcttcatatttttcctTGCAGCTTTAAAGCAATCTCTTGAGTGTGTTTCGGTTTGTTGAATCAATTTATTATTCCATATgttaataattgtattaaaaaaatgagtcCTTCACTTTTGAGGAGCTGTCATGACGTCCatctttttacagtctatggatttaaATCAGAACTTCAACATCGTCCATAGTTTACAGTCTTaagttaacttccactggctcCTTTAGGTTTGTGTTGCGCTCTTTAACGTCTTTTCTCAGTTTGAAGATTAACTTCAGTTCAGAATAAAATCAGTCCCACGTCTTTGAGAGCTTTGATCCGCCGCCTCGTGAATCAAGTGTTGAAACGATTCTTTGAGTCCCAGTTTTTTGGATCCGCCTCTCTTAAAACAGTCGTGAACGGAGAGAGGACATTCTGAGCCTCAGGGAGGGAGTTCACTGCGACACAGCTGAGCTCCTGTATCTGAACGGGGCTTTCTCGTCTtattaaagaataaatacagtttaaaataaccGTCTTGNNNNNNNNNNNNNNNNNNNNNNNNNNNNNNNNNNNNNNNNNNNNNNNNNNNNNNNNNNNNNNNNNNNNNNNNNNNNNNNNNNNNNNNNNNNNNNNNNNNNNNNNNNNNNNNNNNNNNNNNNNNNNNNNNNNNNNNNNNNNNNNNNNNNNNNNNNNNNNNNNNNNNNNNNNNNNNNNNNNNNNNNNNNNNNNNNNNNNNNNACTTTATCTGTTTGATCCTCATCAACTTTCAAAGAAGCACAGACTCTCTGAAGAGACATGGAGGGAGGAAAACAAATGTAAGACGATCCTGAAAAACATTTGCACCATCCTGGAGAAGTTTTGTGAGAttcagagagaaagatgtgCGAAGGCGACTGTGGatcagtggtagagttggtcCTCTCTCAATCTGAGTGTCGGGGTCTTGAcctcaggtcctcctcctcacatgctgaagtgtccttgggcaaaacACTGACCCCTGGTGGATGTTCCAAATACTGATGGTGCTTTATattgcagcctctgccatcagtgtgtgaacgGGTGGATGTGAGAAGATGTCACAACACTAGAGAGAGCGTGATATTAACACAGGCCATGGAAACAGTTATCCTCAGAAACTCCTGCTGCTCGTCATCCATCTGCAGAGTTTCTTCAATGCCAAGATTTATTTGTGAGATTCTTCAAACATTTTGCAAGATCCTGAAAAACTGCTGCAAGATCTCCAACTTTGTGAGACTCTGAGAAACTTTTCTAAGGTCTCGAAAAAACACCATTTGTAAGATCCTGCAGACGTTGTTTCACTCAGGTGACTTCCTCCTTTACctcacagggagagagaaacaatAACAGTGGGCGACCATAAAGCATCGCTTTGACAAAAGTGGCAAGTAGAGTGAGGTAGACGACAACCTGATTCATCAGTACTAGCTGTCACCTTCACtggacaatcaatcaatcaatcaatcaatctttatttgtatcgcgccaaatcacaacaaacattatctcaagacgcttttacaaacataggaggtctagaccactctatgtcaaattatgaacagagacccaacaccaagacaggatcagactcagtctgaccccaccttaatccatcatgagcattgcacatcgcagtatttagctagttacagtggtgaggacaaacttcctttaacaggcagaaacctccagcaggaccagactcatgttagacagccatcatgcctcgactgagttgggtctggaaagacagatagaggggagtaagagagagaagtgatagtgatgagacgagtcgtagaagctgttgccgctggagtccagcacgtccgtatcagctggagtccagatcgtccgcagcaggaggacgtctacggcagctcagaggaatctacgagacaagggagctcagggactccagaaaggtctatggttagtaactttaatgggacaggaagagttaaagtaagtgatgaaggggttggggggaagaaggtgagctaggatcccagtgtgtcagtgtgccagttcccccggcagtctaggcctatagacAACATGCATTCCCTTCTCTGCACAGCTGAGACTGGAGAGCACAGGGACGGTCTGTGAAGTGCAACACTAAAACAGATGctgcaaatatatatatatttatttgtttaagcaCTCCTGCCCTGCACACAAAATAAATGATGCAATAATAAATCCTAATATTAATACTGctcaaagaagaaggagaaaaactcctctcctttctctcatGATTCACTGAGAGTCAGCCGGTCACAACACAGACACTTAAAATAGTTCAGGTCACACACTCTGTTAACACTCTGAGCCGGATATTAAATCCAACCCTCTTTAAAACATGCACAGTAGAGTTCTCTTGCACAGATCCTCCAAATATCTGGTCCCTACTCCCTTTCATAAAATCAGAGGTCCCATCATTGAGCCCTGGGGAACTCCGGATTTAAGTGTTGCCGCTGCAGAAGAGGTGCATCTGCCAATCAAGGACTCAAGGATGCACATGCACAGGTAGGAGGTCTTAACTTTGTCCCTAGTTTGAAATAAGGAAGTATTAACATCGTCTGATGTGCAGTCTGAAGCTTTAAACGTAGCTACATGTCTGATTTAACatgttttccttctctgttcACTTTTTAAAGACCAAAGTTTCAGATCGGACTGCTTGTTCAGAGTAAATGTCATGTAGTGTTGCCTCATTTCAGCCTGCGTGCACAGATTAATTCCCTGATGAAGGATTAGAGCCTCAAACGTCCATATCAATATAAACAGGGCACTGTGGTTCAGTATTTTGCCTGCTGGGAGTTTTGGGTTGATGATTCAGGGTTTTCTCGCTCCAGGCCCAGGATCAAGACTTTTGGCAGCGATGACAGGGACGTTAAATCCCCGCTCATTGAAAATACAACCAAAGTGGGATCTGCTAAGCTTTTGATTGAGGTTTATATAGAGGAGCTTTGCTCCGGCTACATGAGACCATCGATTTCACAGAGGGGACTGACTCCAGCGGCCGCCTGCAGGATGAGTAGTAAGGTAAGAGTCTACCGTGTGATGTGGTTTATAGAAACACGGCAGCAGGTTCATCGTGACTTTTTATCAGTGCAGACTGGAgatttatatattcatatagctttggaaaaaaaacagtttaacacAGAGGATTTAGACGTTTGCATCGTGAGCCAGTTTAAGTTTGTAGCTTGAAAACACTCAGAGACTCTAACGGTGAAATAAAGAGGGTAAACTGTAAAAACAGAAGTCAGTTTGATCCGTCTGCTGCTTCTTAGGGAACACATTCGGCTTGAGAAGGAGGGATCCAGACTGTATTCTTTTTATGCAACAAGTAGGAGGAGAGTCAAAGTTTTGGAACTGGATTTCGAGACACTATCAGAGTTGTCTTCTTGAACGTGACCTGCATGAGACTCCAGATTTCACTGAGCTTGGTTGGGTAAAGGATCGCCAGCAAGAGAAGACTGTTTAATAAAAGGATGTAAAATAAGGCATCATGCATGTAATTATCAGAACCTGAAAGTTtaacccctccctctctcccggACTCTTCAGATCACATTCTATGAGGACAAAAACTTCCAGGGCCGTTCCTATGAGTGCGACACCGACTGCCCTGACATGCACCCCCACTTCAGCCGCTGCAACTCCATCAAGGTGGAGAGCGGCTGCTGGGTGCTGTACGAGAAGCCCAACTACACGGGCTACCAGTACGTCCTAACCAGGGGAGAGTACCCGGACTACCAGCGCTGGATGGGCTACAATGACACCATCCGCTCATGCCGGACCTTCTCCTACGTGAGTTTGAACGCAGAAACGGTTAGCACAAAGAGAAGCAGTCTTAGATTTAGGTTGAGGGCGCTTCAAGCATTAAAACAGAGTTACTAAAGAAGCTTTGTAGCTCTTAGTCATCTTGAACACATTAGAGAGATAAATGAAGGACAGCTAACATCATTATTTGTGTTAACTATgatgtttttctgctgtgtcCCTGCAGACCAGAGAAGGCCCTTACCGCCTTCGCATCTACGAGCGTCCAAACTTCCAGGGTGAGACGATGGAGTTCAGCGAAGACTGCGAGTCAGTGCAGGATCACTTCCGCAGCCCCGACATCCAGTCCTGCAACGTCATGGAGGGCTACTGGACCATGTACGAGCACCCCAACTACCGCGGCCGCCAGTACTTCATGAAGCCCGGAGAGTACCGCAAGTTCAGCGACTGGGGGGCCACGTGTGCCACGACCGGATCCTTCAGGAGAATCACTGATTTTTAGATCTCACCTCACTCACGTCTGATCTGAAGACATGCTTTAAGGAGAGGGATGTTAACGTGTCTCAGGGGAAGACGGGGATGTGTCTCCCTGCACAGAAATAtgattttgttttcaataactgaataaatgaaTCAGATGTAAACGATTTTCTCTGTGCTTTGAataaaacctgtttttaaataatttactcTGCTGGTTTATGAAACAAAGTTTGTTCCTTATTCTTTGCAAAAGAGTCTGAAGTTTAAATGTGACAGTATGTGATCAAATCTGCGTGCATTAGTGCAAATTAGAAAGAGTTGAAAAGGTTTTAACTGTGCATCTGTTGCAGGAGTAGATCCTCTTTTCCTGTTTGACTTCATGCACAGTAAAAATCCTCCTTGCAGTTTTACTTTCAGACATGTGcatcagctggaggaggagtttatacagactaggttaaaagaagaaaggaacCTGCAGAAgaaaattaagataagataagatattactttattgatccccggggggaaatttggttgttgcagcaacccagacatacaGGAAGTATAACGGAGAAtatgtttaaataagtaaaaatacaaatagataaagagaaagggaaaaaaagaaagtttagaTAGAGTCAAAAGGTAAAGGGGTTCAGACCTGCTGCAACGGGCTGCCGGCCTCTCCAGTGCCAGAAGACGATGAAGGGTTTATTTAGATAATATATTAAAACaagcttcttttaaaaacaagataagatgagatatacCTTATTTGTCCTCCGTTGGaggaaatttcttttgttacagcagcttacaacacgggacaggggaatacaacaatgtactaacatagttaaaaaaacaacaacagagaagcTAAATGATGTTAAACAGAAACCAAACACTGTTCACTTAAttacatgaaacaaaaacaagaattaaACTCTTCCCCTGAAGGAGCAAACACTTGTCTCCAGAAGACATCTTAACACACTGCAggctgcctcctctctcctgattAAAGACTCTGCCTCTGATTGCCAATCAGGAACAGGTGCGCCCAATCAAGAGGCCGGGAGCAGCACCTGCAGGAAGAACagggtgaggagagagagagactagaCTGTGGGGGGCAGCACTAAGTTTAACAGCATGCAGCCTGCTGGGATtcattagaagaagaagaagaagaagaagaagaagaagaagaagaagaagaagaagaagaggaggagtgagaaGATTAGAAGTGAAGGACAGTATGGGTATAAATAGAAGGATAAATGTAGCATGGTTTATTGTGATTCCTGTTTTCTTTGATATTTGAACATTAAGTCTCTGATATAATACAGTTATATTAACAACAGTAAAAAGTGCAGCACAAACCGTTATGTGACTAAAGATTCAAACACAAGCTCACAGTTTAAGGTATAAATAGAGAATGTAAAGGACAATGTAtaatgagcaggtggttataAATCCTGCTTATCACCCAGCTACCATACAtgaacaagttgacacaaaatattgatttaaagagaatttataatataaataaagccctcttcagaccacactaacatttttaccacagagTCAACAGACAGAGGGGGATGAGATgaactactttctgtggagggATTtaatatgacgtgtgatcaggttgtctcaatCTTTGAAGCATTCCATTcggctttgatgtgttccattccattccatgcggctttgatgtgttccattccattccattccatgcggctttgatgtgttccattccattccattcggctttgatgtgttccattccattccattcagctttgatgtgttccattccattccattcagctttgatctgttccattccattccattcagctttgatctgttccattccattcagctttgatctgttccattccattccattaggctttgatctgttccattccattacattcagctttgatctgttccatccaTTCCATTaggctttgatctgttccattccattccattcggctttgatctgttccattccattccattcagctttgatctgttccattccattcagctttgatctgttccattccattccattaggctttgatctgttccattccattccattcagctttgatctgttccatccaTTCCATTaggctttgatctgttccattccattccattctgctttgatctgttccattccattccattcgactttgatctgttccattccattccattcgactttgatctgttccattccattccagtaggctttgatctgttccattccattccattcagctttgatctgtcaaacagacagagagagatatgaGACTTACTACCTAATAGCCTACAGATTGCTTTGATAAGACGTGATCACCTCTGATGAATCGATCACTGTTGTTTTGtggtttttgaccaatcagaatccggGTAAAAGATGCAAAATTAAgcgaacaaataaaaaagaaaacagaaaaagtgaCATATTACGATGTAAAAAATGCGTACACTTAAAAATATATGACAGCATTTAAATAAGAAGAATTATTTGGCTTTCTGATCATAAAAGAGTTCATGGAGGATCACGATCACTctttctaaaaacaaagaaacagaagattAAATATCTCAGAATTCATCTTTAATGTTATAAAATATTCATTTCTTCTTGATAAACTTCACATTCAGTAACACGTCATAAACACATCCTTTATTCTGATTGATGTGTATACTCCCCACAGACTGAGCCTCAGATAACACGTCAGAGAAAGGATTCAGTGTTCACCACAGATCTGTTTTTCCAGCTTCATCATGTTTTTAGAAACTTCTGTTGATTGTCAGGTTGAGCTGGTGTTGACAGATCCTCCTTCTgttccttcctctctgtgtgaaaGTGTTGAATCGGTTTGAACACCAAGCAGAAGATGTGTGAACAGCTCAATCGCTGACTGTTCCAGCAGTGTGTCCATGCCGTGGTTCATGCTAGAAGCTGTTCAGTGTCCCACAAACAGGAGCGGGAAGACTCCTGTAGCGTCTCTGCTGACACCGGAGCTCATTTACATAACAATCCACCACACCACAACCACGGGAGCGGGTATAAAAACCCAGACTTCAGCTCTGCAGGGAAGTGAACTCACATCAGGAGGTTTGACCAACAGCTGAGCAATCATGGGAAAGGTTAGTGTCCACAGTCCTGATCCACAGATTCATCTTCATCTATATCAAACTaaccgtctctctctctcctcagatcATCTTCTACGAGGACAGGAACTTTGAGGGCCGTCACTATGAGTGCATGAGTGACAGCTCCGACCTGCGCTCCGTGTTCGAGCGCTGTCGCTCCATCAGGGTGGAGAGCGGCATGTTCATGATCTACGACCGCTCCGGGTACATGGGGAACCAGTGCTTCATGAAGAAGGGAGAGTACTCCGACTACATGGGCATGGCCGGCGGCCTGAACGAGTGCGTGAGGTCCTGTCGTATGATCCCCATGGTAAGACCTGCTGTTCCACTGCACACCTCTCTCTGACTGAGCACATTCAGACAGGTGACACATCCAGAACAGACAGAGCACACAAAGGAAGACAAACAAACGCTTCACTGTGTGGAACCATGAAAAGACAGGACACCTATACAGGTGAACGCTCATTGTTCCAGACCTTTAGGAAAACACAGGAACTCCAGAAGCTGCTGGAAAACACAAGGAATGCTAACGGCAAGCATTCATGTGTCAGTGTGCAGGAAGAATAGAGGAGTTACACTATACTTTAAACACAATGTGAGAGACAACATGGACTCAGGACGGTTAGGATCCAGCTTTCATGACTCAACCTGCACCAATTCAACAATATCAGATGGATAGATATCACtgttcagtctgatctcatcttaacccaccatgagcagagcactttgcagcatttagcaagttacagtggcaaggacaaacttcctttaacaggcagaaacctccagcaggaccagactcatgttagacacacatctgctgagaccgtgttggagagagggatagagggagatgaagagagagagagagatgatagtggggagacggatagtagtagttgtagcagctggagtctggaccacgtccacagcagcagagatccagaggaacctacgagacaagggagctcagggactccagaaaggtctatggttagtaactttaatgggacaggaagagttaaagtgagagacaggcagagagaggagagagagggaaagacaggatcccagtgatGTGGGATCAGGAGGTCACTCAAATGTTGTGTTCCAGAGAGGTTATGTGTCCGGGTTTTTAGGTTTGGACTAGTATCAGGACTAGTATCAGGGCCACtttagagaaaaacaaaaagagatttTGTGATTGAAGTCAGAAATttgaggccacagtcctcgtcacacTAGTCAAGGATTGATTCCTGGTCCAGGCATGAGTTGTAGATGTcatttcccctctccctctccaggTTTCCTGTGTCTCTCAAGGTGtcctaccaaaataaaagcaaaaagatCCCCCAAATTAACACTCTTACTCATAAATTTACAAACGTATTCTTGTACATTTACACCTTTTACTTTTAggactttattcttttaaatcatGTCTTTATTGTGAAAATCTCACTTCTCAGAGCGAGCTAACGGCCCCGCCTGTTTCTGTTCCTCAGGCtaagataaatatttaaaatgtatattcctTGATAAGAGATGAGTGTTTTCACCTTTGACCCTCCGCCCCTCGCAGCACCGCGGCAGCTACAAGATGAG is from Notolabrus celidotus isolate fNotCel1 chromosome 10, fNotCel1.pri, whole genome shotgun sequence and encodes:
- the LOC117819702 gene encoding gamma-crystallin M3-like, encoding MGKIIFYEDRNFEGRHYECMSDSSDLRSVFERCRSIRVESGMFMIYDRSGYMGNQCFMKKGEYSDYMGMAGGLNECVRSCRMIPMHRGSYKMRLYEHFDMGGEMMELTSDCPSLMDRFHNTNINSCNVMDGHWLMYEQPNYRGRHFYLKPGQYKSFSDWSGNNSRVGSIRRLMDL
- the LOC117819701 gene encoding gamma-crystallin M2-like isoform X1 translates to MHSRVLLHRSSKYLVPTPFHKIRGPIIEPWGTPDLSVAAAEEVHLPIKDSRMHMHRPRIKTFGSDDRDVKSPLIENTTKVGSAKLLIEVYIEELCSGYMRPSISQRGLTPAAACRMSSKITFYEDKNFQGRSYECDTDCPDMHPHFSRCNSIKVESGCWVLYEKPNYTGYQYVLTRGEYPDYQRWMGYNDTIRSCRTFSYTREGPYRLRIYERPNFQGETMEFSEDCESVQDHFRSPDIQSCNVMEGYWTMYEHPNYRGRQYFMKPGEYRKFSDWGATCATTGSFRRITDF
- the LOC117819701 gene encoding gamma-crystallin M2-like isoform X2, with the protein product MQQVGGESKFWNWISRHYQSCLLERDLHETPDFTELGWITFYEDKNFQGRSYECDTDCPDMHPHFSRCNSIKVESGCWVLYEKPNYTGYQYVLTRGEYPDYQRWMGYNDTIRSCRTFSYTREGPYRLRIYERPNFQGETMEFSEDCESVQDHFRSPDIQSCNVMEGYWTMYEHPNYRGRQYFMKPGEYRKFSDWGATCATTGSFRRITDF